The genomic DNA CGTGAAGCCGCTGCTGCCCGCGGCGGTCGACGTCCCGGCGATCAGTCCCGCCGCGCTCAGCGACATCCCCGAGGGCAGCGTGCCGGAGTCGAGCGTCCAGCTGTAGGGCGGCAGCCCGCCCGCCGCCGACGCCGACTGCGAGTACGGCTGCCCGGCCACCGCGTTCGGCAACGATGCGGTCTCGATCTCGAGCGGGGCGAGAACCGTGAGGCCGCTCCGGTTCCCTATGTGCCCCTGCGCGTCGCCGGCGAGGAGCGTGACGGTCTGGGCGACGGTATCCCGCGTGGCGATGTCGAACGCGCCGTGCGAGAGCACCTTCACCGAATCCCCGAAGCTCGCGTTGCCGTCGGCGTCGTATTCCACGCTTCCGTCGCTCGACATCATGACCTGGGTCGTGGTGTCGGCGTTCACCGTCTCGCCAAGCGCGTCGAGCGCGGCGACCGAGGTCGAGAAGGTTGCGCCGCGATCCTGAGGCGAGGACGCGCTCACCGAATAGTGGTCGATTCCCTGCTCGCCGATCGAGAAGTCGCCGAAGCCGCTCAGTCCCGCGGCGCGGATCGAGGTCGCCAGCCGTTCCCCGATCGCGGGCGCGGACCAGGCCCCGTTGAACTCGCGCACCACGAAACCGGCGGGCTGTGCCCCCGCGTCCACGTCGTCGGGGTCGAACTCGAGCGTGAGATCGAACGCGCCGCCCGCGTAGTCGCCGGATGCCAGCGTATAGGTGCGATTCACCGAGCGCGCCGGGTCGATACCCGACGCGGCCAGGCCGGAGTGATCGCCGGCGACGGTCGAGGCGGTCAGTTGGAATGCGGATGTGAATCCAGCCCCCGAAACCGTGACCGGCGAGTAGTGCGTGGCGTCTCCGATCTCGAAGCTCTGCGTGCCGGCTCCGGCGGCCATGCTCTTCTCGAGGCGCCCGACCACGTGGCCGCTGGTGCGCGCCACGATCGCCGCCGAGCCAACGCTCAGGCGATTCGCGCCCGTCTCGATGTTTCCGCCGGCCAGGATCAGCGAGTCGGAAACCGCGAGGTCGTCGGCCAACAGCACTCGGCCGCCCGACTTCTCGATGCGCAGGCGGCCGAAGGTGACCGCGGCGCCGGTCACGGTCTGGTCGCCGGCGCCGCCGAGGCGCACGAGCCCGCCATTCCCCTGCAGATTTCCAGAGCTGCGGGACCAGTTTCCCGCAACGTCGAGCGTGCCGGCGGGATCGAGAGCGAGCGTGCCGGCGGTGAGCGTCAAATCGCCGCGGATCTCGGTCGTCTCCGCGGCAAGCGTGACGCTTGCCCCGGGACTGGCTTCGAAATCCAGCGTCAGGTTTCCGAACACGATGCCGGCCGGGCCCGTCGAATCGCTGCTCCTCAACACCACCGTGCTGGCCGGGGCCAGCGTCACCGTGCCGGCCTGAAAAATCGATGAAGCGAATGGCGCGAGGTTGTCGTGCACGTAAGTGCCACCGGAGTCGACGCGCAGGGTCGAAGCCGCGGCGAGCGTCACGGGCTGGCTGGCGTGAAGAGCGCCTCCATTCTCGATCCACAGCTCCGAGCCGCCGCCCGACACGGACCATGGCGACGTGGTGATCAACGCGTGCCCGGCCTGGATCACGAACGCGTCGCCGGAAGCGAAGTCGAGGGGCGCCGTGCCCGATCCATCCCGCTCGGAGTTCCAGCTCACCAGCGAGTCGGCGGCGAGGCTCCCCTGCGAGTAGAAGGTCGCCCCCATCGCGCGCTCCGAGGCTCCCAGCAGGAACAGGACCGTCAGAGAGCCGAGAATGCGGCCGGAACGGCGCATGAAGTTCCCCCGGGCCGCAGGCGGCCCTGGATCGTGAGAGGTCGTGACGAGGTGTGGGGGCACCCCTTCAAGTCTAGCCTACTCGGAACCCTTCCATCGCCATCCGCCCGGCGAGAATCCGGGTGAAGCGCCCGAGGCGAGATCCGGGATCGGCCGCATCAAACTCGAAGGCCCCCGCCCTTGAGACGGGGGCCTCGAGAATTCGAGATCGAGTTCCGACTACTTGTACAGCGACTTGATCGAACCCCACGACCGCGAAGCGGTCGGGGTCGGTCCAACCGACTGAAGCAGCAGGATCGCATCGTCGAAATCGCGGTCGCTGCCCCCCGCCGGCGACAGATCCTCGAAGCACTCCCACCAGTCGCCGAAGTTCTGACCGCTGCCGGCGAAGGTCAGGATCTGAGCCACTCCGCCCGGATTGCGGGCGTCCTGCGAATAGAACGTGCCGCCCGGACCCTGCAGATAGAATCCGAAGTCGGTCGCGTCGACGCCGTTGTACGTGGTCTGCCCCTGAATGATCGAGTTGTTGTCGAACAGGGTGACGACCATGTTGCCGCCCGC from Candidatus Sulfotelmatobacter sp. includes the following:
- a CDS encoding putative Ig domain-containing protein, with product MRRSGRILGSLTVLFLLGASERAMGATFYSQGSLAADSLVSWNSERDGSGTAPLDFASGDAFVIQAGHALITTSPWSVSGGGSELWIENGGALHASQPVTLAAASTLRVDSGGTYVHDNLAPFASSIFQAGTVTLAPASTVVLRSSDSTGPAGIVFGNLTLDFEASPGASVTLAAETTEIRGDLTLTAGTLALDPAGTLDVAGNWSRSSGNLQGNGGLVRLGGAGDQTVTGAAVTFGRLRIEKSGGRVLLADDLAVSDSLILAGGNIETGANRLSVGSAAIVARTSGHVVGRLEKSMAAGAGTQSFEIGDATHYSPVTVSGAGFTSAFQLTASTVAGDHSGLAASGIDPARSVNRTYTLASGDYAGGAFDLTLEFDPDDVDAGAQPAGFVVREFNGAWSAPAIGERLATSIRAAGLSGFGDFSIGEQGIDHYSVSASSPQDRGATFSTSVAALDALGETVNADTTTQVMMSSDGSVEYDADGNASFGDSVKVLSHGAFDIATRDTVAQTVTLLAGDAQGHIGNRSGLTVLAPLEIETASLPNAVAGQPYSQSASAAGGLPPYSWTLDSGTLPSGMSLSAAGLIAGTSTAAGSSGFT